From Haloarcula sp. CBA1127, a single genomic window includes:
- the pheT gene encoding phenylalanine--tRNA ligase subunit beta — protein MPVVDVDPDELRYLTGHDEKDDDELKSDLFNLGLEFEGWTEDDEFQLEFAPDRLDRLSVEGVARSLRYHYGDDRGVDIPNTNSADWSIEVEDQPDERPYVTGAIVRGLDMDEAALESLIQLQEKLHATMGRKRAKGAIGVHDLTMLKGDSVTDETGKSITYTSADPDEATFVPLDADAEMTPSEVMASHETGQTYGDLVADFDRVPAIYDAIGLFSFPPVINGRRTEVSVDSRDLFIEMTGTDQWTIDHMCNIVCYALAARGGQVEKVDVSYAEDAPGEYAGKTLERPDFSVRTKTVTHDRIESILGVSLDSREVIDYAERAGLDATKTEADDGVAYDVEVPPYRVDVIHPLDIIDDIGRALGFNSLEPTYPDVSTVGGRHERSRLEDAARDALVGLGFEDLLNFHMINEVENFERMNLSTPEAEDGSDADTVGLADPVTIQEPYSDDYTILRTWALPSIMMVLENNTHRSYPQDLAEIGLAAGLDDAENTGVAEHRTVAAALARTDASYEDAKARLQALADAFDKDLSTPPTTHPAFIGGRAAEVVLDGESVGVIGEIHPKVLVEHDLELPVAAFELRLDALE, from the coding sequence CAACCTCGGCCTCGAGTTCGAGGGCTGGACCGAGGACGACGAGTTCCAACTGGAGTTCGCGCCGGACCGACTGGACCGCCTCTCCGTTGAGGGGGTCGCGCGGTCGCTGCGGTACCACTACGGCGACGACCGCGGGGTGGATATCCCCAACACGAACAGCGCCGACTGGAGCATTGAGGTCGAGGACCAGCCCGACGAGCGCCCGTACGTCACCGGCGCTATCGTCCGCGGCCTCGACATGGACGAGGCCGCACTGGAATCGCTTATCCAACTACAGGAGAAGCTCCACGCGACGATGGGTCGCAAGCGGGCGAAAGGTGCGATCGGCGTTCACGACCTCACCATGCTGAAAGGCGACTCGGTCACGGACGAGACGGGCAAGTCTATCACCTACACCAGCGCGGACCCCGACGAGGCCACGTTCGTTCCGCTGGACGCCGACGCGGAGATGACTCCAAGCGAGGTCATGGCGTCCCACGAGACCGGCCAGACCTACGGTGACCTTGTGGCCGACTTCGACCGCGTACCGGCCATCTACGACGCCATCGGCCTGTTCTCGTTCCCGCCGGTCATCAACGGCCGCCGGACCGAGGTTAGCGTCGACTCCCGGGACCTGTTCATCGAGATGACCGGGACCGACCAGTGGACCATCGACCATATGTGCAACATCGTCTGCTACGCGCTCGCCGCCCGCGGCGGGCAGGTCGAGAAGGTTGATGTGTCCTACGCCGAAGACGCGCCCGGGGAGTACGCCGGCAAGACGCTGGAACGGCCGGACTTCTCGGTCCGGACGAAGACGGTCACGCACGACCGCATCGAGTCCATCCTCGGCGTCTCGCTGGACAGCCGCGAGGTCATCGACTACGCCGAGCGGGCCGGCCTCGATGCGACCAAGACGGAAGCTGACGACGGTGTGGCATACGACGTCGAGGTTCCGCCCTACCGCGTCGACGTCATTCACCCGCTCGACATCATCGACGACATCGGCCGGGCGCTTGGGTTCAACAGCCTCGAACCGACCTACCCTGACGTGTCGACGGTCGGCGGTCGGCATGAACGGTCCCGGCTTGAGGACGCTGCCCGTGACGCGCTCGTCGGCCTGGGCTTCGAGGACCTGCTGAACTTCCACATGATAAACGAGGTCGAGAACTTTGAGCGGATGAATCTCTCGACTCCGGAGGCCGAAGACGGAAGCGACGCCGACACTGTCGGCCTGGCTGATCCGGTCACCATTCAGGAGCCCTACAGCGATGACTACACCATCCTCCGGACGTGGGCACTCCCGTCCATCATGATGGTACTGGAGAACAACACTCACCGGAGCTACCCGCAGGACCTCGCCGAAATCGGGCTGGCCGCCGGTCTTGACGACGCCGAGAACACCGGTGTCGCTGAGCATCGCACTGTCGCCGCCGCGCTCGCGCGCACGGACGCCTCCTACGAGGACGCGAAGGCTCGTCTGCAGGCGCTCGCCGACGCCTTCGACAAAGACCTCTCGACGCCTCCGACCACACATCCGGCGTTCATCGGCGGCCGCGCCGCCGAGGTCGTTCTTGACGGCGAATCGGTCGGCGTCATCGGCGAGATCCATCCGAAGGTGCTTGTCGAGCACGACCTGGAACTGCCGGTCGCCGCATTCGAACTCCGACTGGACGCACTGGAATAA